The Algoriphagus sanaruensis genome window below encodes:
- a CDS encoding NFACT RNA binding domain-containing protein produces the protein MHLNYHFLRYLIPELNEQLAGNQISACFSQSKDELIIETDGPNSHRVIRAHLLPPQVYLAFPEVFHRAKRNTIDLFEPIIGDIIESFSTISFERAFWMNLKSGKRVLFKLHGNRSNLILFEANQDFPSLLFRNEISEDKTLNPDSLEKHQDLSWDQFQSVDGNASIFLPTLGKVPRQWLKEKGYPEADLHRKWMLMQELLDMLDTPLFSLAKAEDELFLSLLPEQNTLKTFANPVEACNELFYLQLVKGSFEKEKQGILKGLLDQFKKTESYLAKAKGKLHELQESAPPSQLADVIMANLHQFTGGLKQVELVNFYTNETIQIELKKGQKPQDLAESLYRKSKNRQLEFDQIKKTIEAKEVFLALTKDKINQLEEVQDFKQLKRYLQQHQEDKKTNQETSSLPFKVFEYEGFTIWVGKSAKDNDEMLRGFAHKDDLWLHARQAAGSHVIIRKKGMPVVPKAVLERAAGLAAFYSKLKNESLAPVIYTEAKYVRKVKGSAPGSVMVDRESVLLIPPQGPDEDTSATKN, from the coding sequence ATGCATCTCAATTACCATTTTCTTCGGTACCTGATTCCTGAACTAAACGAACAATTAGCAGGAAATCAGATTTCCGCCTGCTTTTCACAAAGTAAGGATGAATTGATCATCGAAACCGACGGCCCAAACTCTCATCGAGTAATCCGTGCACACTTACTTCCACCACAGGTTTATTTGGCCTTTCCTGAAGTTTTTCATCGCGCCAAACGGAACACGATTGATCTTTTTGAACCCATCATTGGAGATATAATAGAATCATTTTCTACGATTTCTTTTGAACGTGCCTTTTGGATGAATCTAAAGTCAGGGAAAAGGGTATTATTCAAGCTCCATGGTAACCGAAGTAATTTGATCTTATTTGAGGCAAATCAAGATTTTCCCTCTCTCCTTTTCAGAAATGAAATCTCCGAGGATAAGACTTTAAACCCCGATAGCCTTGAAAAGCACCAGGATTTATCGTGGGATCAATTTCAATCCGTGGATGGAAATGCCTCGATTTTTCTTCCGACACTTGGTAAGGTACCTCGTCAATGGCTTAAGGAAAAGGGATATCCAGAAGCAGACCTACATCGAAAATGGATGTTAATGCAGGAGCTGCTTGACATGCTCGACACCCCTCTATTTAGCTTAGCAAAAGCTGAAGATGAGCTATTCTTATCCCTCCTGCCAGAACAGAATACTTTAAAAACATTCGCAAATCCAGTAGAAGCTTGCAATGAACTGTTCTACCTACAGCTAGTCAAGGGGAGTTTTGAAAAAGAAAAACAGGGGATTCTTAAGGGACTCTTGGATCAGTTCAAAAAGACCGAATCCTATTTAGCAAAGGCGAAAGGAAAGCTTCATGAACTGCAGGAATCTGCGCCTCCTTCTCAACTTGCCGATGTCATCATGGCCAACCTACATCAATTTACAGGTGGACTAAAGCAGGTTGAATTGGTTAATTTTTACACCAATGAGACTATTCAAATTGAACTAAAAAAAGGTCAAAAACCGCAAGATTTGGCTGAGTCGCTTTATCGAAAATCCAAAAATCGACAATTAGAGTTTGATCAAATCAAAAAAACGATTGAAGCAAAAGAGGTATTTTTGGCGCTAACCAAAGATAAAATCAATCAATTGGAGGAAGTTCAGGATTTCAAACAATTGAAACGCTACCTTCAACAACACCAAGAAGATAAAAAGACCAATCAGGAGACGAGCAGCTTACCGTTTAAGGTTTTTGAATATGAAGGGTTTACGATTTGGGTTGGAAAATCTGCCAAAGATAACGATGAAATGCTCCGAGGATTTGCGCATAAGGATGACCTATGGCTACATGCTCGGCAAGCTGCAGGTTCGCATGTAATTATTCGTAAAAAAGGAATGCCTGTAGTCCCCAAAGCCGTATTAGAGCGTGCCGCTGGATTAGCAGCTTTCTATTCAAAACTTAAAAATGAAAGCCTTGCACCTGTCATATACACAGAAGCAAAGTATGTACGAAAAGTGAAGGGAAGTGCTCCAGGTTCAGTCATGGTGGATCGAGAAAGTGTCCTTTTGATCCCTCCACAAGGTCCAGATGAGGATACTTCGGCTACTAAAAATTAG
- a CDS encoding MBL fold metallo-hydrolase, with the protein MKVTFLGTGTSQGVPVIACTCPVCSSLDYRDKRFRTSVHFEEKGYSFVVDTGPDFRSQMLRAKIQSLDAILFTHQHKDHTAGLDDIRPFNFIQQKDMPVFGTKPVIEQLQKEYEYIFSHVKYPGIPQVNCIEIDENPFHFNGIRITPIPVLHYKLPVLGFRIGDFSYITDANFIPDSSKKLLEGTKILVLNALQIESHISHFTLDQAIEQAQSIGAEQTYFTHISHRMGLHREVEANLPEGIFLAYDGLELQVD; encoded by the coding sequence TTGAAAGTCACTTTTTTGGGTACGGGAACTTCACAGGGAGTCCCAGTTATTGCTTGCACTTGTCCTGTTTGTAGTTCTTTGGATTACAGAGACAAGCGTTTCAGAACTTCGGTGCACTTTGAGGAAAAGGGGTATTCATTCGTAGTTGACACTGGCCCAGACTTCCGTTCTCAAATGCTTCGGGCAAAAATCCAGTCTTTGGATGCCATACTTTTTACCCATCAGCACAAAGACCATACGGCTGGATTGGATGACATCCGTCCTTTTAATTTTATCCAACAAAAGGACATGCCTGTATTCGGCACGAAACCGGTAATTGAGCAACTTCAAAAAGAATACGAATACATATTCAGTCATGTAAAATATCCCGGGATTCCTCAAGTCAATTGCATCGAAATCGATGAAAACCCGTTTCATTTTAACGGAATCCGAATTACGCCCATCCCTGTTTTGCATTACAAACTGCCTGTCTTGGGTTTTAGAATCGGAGATTTTTCCTATATCACGGATGCGAATTTTATCCCTGATTCCTCCAAAAAACTTTTGGAAGGAACCAAAATCCTCGTTCTGAATGCGCTTCAAATAGAATCACATATTTCGCATTTCACCTTAGATCAAGCCATAGAACAAGCCCAGTCAATTGGTGCTGAGCAGACCTATTTCACCCATATTTCACATCGAATGGGGCTTCATCGTGAGGTCGAAGCAAATCTCCCAGAAGGGATTTTTCTCGCTTATGACGGATTAGAACTACAGGTAGACTGA